The stretch of DNA ACTGACAACAAAATATTAAAAAAGGGAGCCTTGGCTCCCTTTTTTGCATCGCTTTGGTTATTTCACCGGGCGCATCGCCGGGAACAAAATAACATCACGGATAGTATGGCTATTGGTTAACAGCATTACCATACGATCAATACCAATACCTAAACCAGCCGTTGGCGGTAAGCCATGCTCCAGTGCAGTAACATAATCTTCATCGTAGAACATCGCTTCGTCATCACCGGCATCTTTCTGACTAACCTGATCGGCAAAACGCTGCGCCTGATCTTCTGCATCATTCAGCTCAGAGAAGCCATTACCGATTTCACGGCCGCCGATAAAGAACTCAAAGCGATCGGTAATAAACGGATTATCATCATTACGACGGGCTAATGGTGATACTTCAGCCGGATATTCAGTGATAAAGGTTGGTTGAATCAGGTGGCTTTCAGCGGTTTCTTCAAAAATTTCACACTGAACGCGGCCTAAACCCCAGCTCTTCTCAACTTTGATACCTAAAGATTCAGCAATGGCTTTCGCTTTATCCATATCATCTAAATCGGCAACGTTGGTTTCCGGACGATAGTGACAAATGGCCTCTTTCATGGTCATTTTGGTAAATGGCTTACCAAAATCAAAGGTTTGATCGCCATATTCCACCGTGCTGGTGCCTAATACTTCCTGAGTCAGGGTGCGGAACAGATCTTCAGTCAGCATGATTAAGTCTTTATAATCGGCATAGGCCATATACAGCTCAATCATGGTGAATTCAGGGTTATGACGTGGAGAAACACCTTCATTACGGAAGTTACGGTTAATTTCGAACACCCGCTCAAAACCACCAACCACCAAACGTTTCAGATACAGCTCCGGCGCAATACGCAGATACATATCGATATCCAGCGCATTGTGATGGGTAATAAATGGACGCGCAGTAGCACCACCAGGAATGACCTGCATCATTGGCGTTTCTACTTCCATAAAGTCACGTTTCACCATGAAATTACGAATAGTGGCCATAATTTTAGAACGAATCACAAAAGTACGACGAGAATCGTCATTGGTGATCAGATCTAAATAACGCTGACGATAACGCGTTTCCTGATCCGCCAGACCATGGAATTTATCCGGCAGCGGACGTAACGCTTTGGTCAACAGGCGAACTTCATGACAGTGAACCGATAACTCACCGGTTTTAGTCTTAAACAGTTTACCGCGGGCAGAGATAATATCTCCCAGATCCCACTTCTTAAACTGTTCGTTGTAAGTACCTTCCGGCAGATCGTCACGAGAAACATAAATCTGAATGCGGCCACCTACATCCTGCAATGTTGCGAACGAGGCTTTACCCATAATGCGGCGGGTCATCATACGACCAGCAATCGCAACTTCCAGACCTAATGCTTCCAGCTCTTCATTTTCTTTGTCGTCATATTCTGCGTGTAGCTTGTCAGATGTGACATCACGACGGAAATCATTCGGAAACGGATTTCCCTGTTCACGCAGGGCAGCTAACTTCTCACGGCGAGCCTGTAGCTCATTATTTAATTCCGCAATAGATTGCGCTGCATCATGCTCTTGAGGTTGCTCAGACATTTCTGTTCTATCCTTTTTTATAGCCCAGCTTTTAAGCTTGCTTCAATAAATCTGTCCAGGTCGCCATCTAATACGGCCTGAGTATTACGGGTTTCAACGCCGGTACGTAAATCTTTGATGCGTGAATCATCCAGTACATAAGAACGAATCTGGCTACCCCATCCGATATCCGATTTGTTATCTTCCATTACCTGCTTATCCGCATTTTTCTTTTGCATCTCATACTCATACAACTTAGCTTTCAGCTGTCGCATGGCCTGATCTTTATTCTTATGCTGAGAGCGGTCATTCTGGCACTGCACCACAATATTGGTCGGCATATGGGTAATGCGTACCGCAGATTCGGTTTTGTTAACGTGCTGACCACCGGCACCGGAAGCGCGGTATACGTCAATGCGTAAATCCGCCGGGTTGATATCAATATCAATGTCATCGTCCACTTCCGGATAGACGAAAGCAGAACTGAATGAGGTATGACGACGGCCACCGGAGTCAAACGGGCTCTTACGCACTAAACGATGAACGCCGGTTTCGGTGCGCAGCCAGCCATAAGCATAATCACCAATAACTTTAATGGTGGCTGATTTAGTACCTGCCACATCACCATCAGACTCTTCAATCATTTCGGTTTTGAAGCCTTTGGCTTCAGCCCAGCGCAGGTACATCCGTACCAGCATGCTGGCCCAGTCCTGGGCTTCAGTACCGCCAGAACCAGCCTGAATATCAATATAACAATCGGCGCTGTCATATTCGCCGGAGAACATACGGCGGAACTCTAACTGGGCTAATTTATCTTCCAGCAAATTGACTTCTTCAATCGTCTCATTAAAAGTGTCTTCGTCATCCGCTTCTACTGCCAGTTCCAGCAGCCCGGTGACATCTTCAACACCCTGCTCAATTTGATCGATTGTTTCTACGATAGCTTCAAGGGAAGAACGTTCTTTACCCAGTGCCTGAGCGCGCTCTGGCTCATTCCAGACATCAGGTTGTTCTAGTTCTGCATTGACCTCTTCCAGACGTTCCTTCTTGGCATCATAGTCAAAGATACCCCCGAAGAACCGCTGTCCGCTCGGACAGATCCTGGATCTGGTTTTTTACCGGATTAATTTCAAACATGATTTGTACTTACCATTACGTCGTATACGTTGACAGGATTTTTATCATAAACGAGTAATTCTATCGGATCTGAGCTGCGGAATATAGCCGAAACAGGGGCTTTTTATGCATCTTGCTGTTGAATAATGAGTTGAATGTAAGAGGAACGGAAAATACGTAAGAAAAGTTACCGAACAAATTCATGTTCGGTAACCAATTATTATCATTCTCTATTCAAATTAAGCTGATAAATCTCGTACACTACCCGGCTAACGAATATGTCTATTCCAATTTGCTTACCAGAAAGAAGGCATTATGTGGTTTTTCAGATTTCGACAAGCTTTTGTCGCGCTTTTATTGCCCTGGCTATTGGCGGTATTGACTCAAACCGCAGGCAGAACTTATCTGCTATCAGCTTACGGTTCGAACGAAATTCTGGCGGGTTTCGATTCTGATGTAACACGGATGTTTTGGATCGGTGGTCTGTTTGATATTCGGATCGCCAGTCTGCTGTTTATTCCCTGCCTGTTGATTGCCGCCTTGTTGGCGGTAAGTCAGCGCAGCTTTCATTTTTGGCAGCGCTTCTGGCCCTGGCTGGCAACGTTATTAAGCACGCTGGTACTGACGATCACCGTTGGCAATATCTTTTACTATGCCACCTACGATCGGGCGATTGATATCTTTGTCTTTGGGCTGATTGAAGACGATACAGTCGCCGTATTAACCACCATGTGGCAGGACTATCCGGTTATTCGTGGTCTGTTGGGTTTGGGGCTGTTTGCCCTGTTGGTTTTCTGGCTTTATCGTCGCTGGCAGCGTTGGCTGAGTGCTAAACCAGAACATCGCCTTAGTCTGCCAGTCGGTGCGTTAACTACCCTGCTGATTCTGGCTATTGGCTTTGTTGGAATGCGCGGATCTGTGGGTACCTTCCCTCTGCGTCAGTCAGATGCGCAGGTTTCCGAACTCAAAATGTTAAATATGCTAACGCCTAACGGGTTGATGGCTCTCAATTGGGCGTTTAAAGCTCACAGCGAGAATAACCATTTTGCCGAGGCCTCTGACCAACAAGGGCAGGAACTGTTGAGTCGTTTTCTGGATAAACCAACCCCAGCCGGACTGGCACCATTTATGGCCAAAACCGACGTTAATTCAGTGGCGAAACAAACTCCGCCTAATGTGGTTTTCGCCGTAATGGAGAGCATGGGCTATTACCTTGAAAGTTACGATCGTCCGGATCGCGATCTGTTTGGTGCGTTAAAACAGCATTGGGTCAGCGACTGGCGTTTTGAACGTTTTATCTCGGAAGGTGATGGTACTATCGATAGCTTAAGCCGCTTTTTTGTCCGTAGTCCGATGAGCGGTATTACGCAGTCCAGCGCTCAATCCCTCGATTTTGCCAGTAATATGTTTAAGCCCTGGTTGGCTAATGGCTATAAGGTGGTTTTCGTTACTTCCGGTAATGGCTCATGGCGGAACCTTAACCAGTTTCTTTCTCATCTTGGGGTTAGCGAATTCATGGAGCAAAACGGCCTGAAAAAACGCTATCCCGAAGCGCAGTTAGGAACCTGGGGTGTGCCGGATGAATTTATGTTCCGCTACATTGAAGAGCGGCTGGCAGAAGCAGATAAAAAAGGTGAGCATGTGCTGATTATGTCCATGTCCACCACTCATCATCCTCCTTATAAAACACCGGATGGCTACCAGAAAACCCAAATCGTACTGAATGATGCAGAAAAGCAGCGCCTGAGCAATCTGGCAACCGGTGAGACTCTTGACGAAGTGATGCAGACCCTGCGTTACACCAACGATCAACTGGGGCAGTTTATCAGTTGGGTGAAATCACAGCCGTTAGGCGCCCGTACCATTATCGCCGCCACCGGCGACCATAATATTCGCGGGATTGGTTATCCTGATACCCGTGAGCGAGTGCTGGGGCACGGAGTACCGTTCTATCTGTATGTTCCACAGGCCTATCGTCAACAGAGTTATTTCGATGCTGCTCGTGTTGGTAGCCACAAGGATATCTGGCCAACTCTGTATCAATTGAGCCTGTCGGATACGCCATACTATAAAACTGGCTGCAATCTGCTGGCAGAACATCTGGATGATACCTGGTGTCAGGGTTACAACCCGGAAGCGATTATTACTCTGCAGGGCGCTTATCTTTTGACGGACAAAGGTGAATATCAGCCATGGGCTTCCGATAAAGGTCTGCTGTTGGGAGAACCTCAAGCTATGACTCCGGAACAACAGAAGCAGTTTAACCGCTGGAGTGGGTTTACTGATTTGTTGTTGTGGCAGTTGAACAGGCAGGTACATAAGCAGCAGTAGTTGGGAGAGTTGGTTAGATCGGTATGGTGAGTGATGTGGTGTATTGAGATAGAACAAATTTGGTAAATTGGCATTCATAAATATTCCGGCCGTAAATGCATTATTGCGTATATTGGTATAGTGCTCGGCCGGAAGACCATTTGTACTTGGCTCTGGAGTGCGTCGGGCCTACCTTTCCTAGGGCGCTCCGGCAGCTAAAGCTGCTACGACCCCAACGGACAACGCTTGCGTTGCCCCGAAGGGCAGGCGCTAGCCTGTAAAGCTCTCCCTCCGATTGGCTATTTATAATAGTAGATACTTAACTATCAAAGTTTCTCATCAATTTGGTCTATCACTGGCCAGAAATTAATTGACCCGCTGTTTTGGATTGACTATGGTGTATATACACCATAGTCAATAACGGGGTTTATATCATGCAAATAGCACTTCCTCAGGATCCCTGTTTATGTATCCGTATGCGTCGGGCGGCACAAAGAATGACCGACTATTATGACAAAACGCTGTTACCCAGTGGTATTAGTGTTAATCAGTACTCACTGCTGATTAATATCGCTCGCCTTGGGGAATGTGGTACGGGTGAGCTGGCGGAAAAAGTTGGATTGGAGAAAAGCACTCTGGTACGTACGTTAAAACCGCTGCTTACCGCAGAACTAATTGCCGATGCTTCTGCTGATGAAAGCCGTAAACGTCGTCTTAGCCTGACCTCAAAAGGTGAGTACACACTACAAAAAGCTATTCCTCTGTGGCAGCAGGCTCAAAGCAAATTTAAGCAACAGCTCGGCGAAGAGTATGAAAGCCTGATGGGCTTTTTCAATACCGCCAATACGCTATAACGTGACTAATTACCTGACGATAAAAGGAATATCCATTGAGTAATCACGATAATACCAGGCCTTCAGGATTGAGCGATTCCCCTTCTCGTTCGCCCAACATGTGGCTACCTATTATTCTGGCCAGTATTATCCTGATGGTTACCATGGGGATTCGCCAGACGGTCGGGTTGTTTGTTCATCCGATTATTGAAACTACTGCCATGAGCATCGCTGAAGTCAGTATGGCGCTGGCTATTGGTCAACTGATGTGGGGAGCTTTTCAGCCACTGTTTGGTGCCTGGGCTGATAAAAAGGGTGCTCTCCCTGTGTTGATTGTAGGCGCGGTGCTGATAGCCATGGGGCAAATAGGGACCTTATGGGCCTCTTCGTTTGTTCCACTGACTTTAGCTCAGGGGCTTTTTAGCCCGGCAGGCGCAGCAGCCGGGAGTTTTTCGGTGTTAATTGGTATTGTTGCCAGTCGTTTGCCAACGGATAAAGGCTCAGTAGCCAGCGGTCTTATTAACGCCGGTGGTTCCATGGGGCAATTCATTTTTGCACCGCTGGTTCAGGCGCTGGTGAGTCTGCGCGGTATGTCATCTGGTTTGCTCTTTCTGGCGTGTTCTGCGCTGGTTACTATCATTCCTTCATGGTTGCTTTGCCGAAATGGAAAAATAGCCAAACCTCACCATTCTGCCGTTCCGGTACAAAATCCTCAGGTCGAAATTGGGCTAAAGCAGCAGATCAAAGCGGCATTTCGCAACCCCAGTTATTTGCTATTGCACGCTGGATTTCTCACCTGCGGTTTTCATGTCGCCTTTCTTACCACCCACTTACCGGGAGAGGTTAGCCTGTGCGGGCATGATGCTTCGGTCTCTGCTGTGAGCTTGTCTCTTATTGGTTTGTGTAATATTGCGGGTAGTATCTTTGCCGGAATTCTGGGTAAGCGCTTTCAGATGAAATATATTCTGGCAGTGCTGTATGCCTCACGCGCGTTGATGATAGCCATTTATCTGATGTCACCTAAAACAGAGCTGACATTCTACATTTTTGCTGCCGCTACGGGTCTCACCTGGCTGGCGACGGTTCCGCCGACTGCGGGTATTGTCGGTAAACTATTTGGTACACGTTATCTGGCAACCTTATTTGGGTTTACGCTGTTTACCCATCAGATTGGTGCTTTTTTTGGGGCCTGGCTGGGTGGGCTGGCAATGCAGTATGAAGGCAATCTGTTGTGGGTATGGTATGCCGATATTGCGTTGGCGTTGCTGGCAGCGGTGGTTAATTTGCCGATTAAGGAGAGAAGTGAGGTGGTCTCGCTGCGAGCTGCGTCATAATACAAAGTTCTGTGGGTATTCCGGCCGTAACTACTATGAGCGAATATTATTGTGGTGCTCGGCCGGAAGGGCATCTGTACTTGGCATTGGAGTGCGTCGGGCCTAGTCCGCCTAGGGGCGCTCCGGCAGCTAAAGCTGCTACGACCCCAACGGCGGCCTCTCCCTCCGATTGGCTACGCTCCCCAATAAATACTTACTCTCTTAACCAGAGAGTTATCCAAACGCTGTCTTTTTAATTCACTGATTTTTCAGCAATCTGCTCACTATTCCCGTTATCCACTACTGCAATAAACCGTTCCAGCAGTACCATGAGTTCTCCCAGTTTTTCTTCGGAGAAGCTGCTTTCTATTTGGCGGTAGCCTTTTTCAATGTGTTCTTTTGCCTGTTGGTATACCTGGTGGCCTTTATCGGTTAGTGAGACGTAGAGTTTGCGCTGATCGTTGAGGGGTTTAAGGCGGATGATTAAGCCGTCGCGTTCCATGCGCGATAAAATTCCTGTCAGGCTGGGGCGCAGAATGCAGGTTTGTTTTGCCAGAAGGTGAAAATCACAGGAGTGCATTTCTGCCAATACCCGAATGATACGCCACTGCTGCTCCGTCAGATTATATTCATTGAGGATTGGACGGAAAAAACCCATTGCAGCTTCACGCGCTTGCAACAGGGCAATGGTCAGGGACTCGTGCATAAGGTATTTCACTCTCGGTTAAACTTCAGATAACTCACATCAGTATGGCATGTAAAACCAGATATTCACTTCGGTCTGATACGTCCAACTCAGCCTCACCACCATTCTACAGGGTGCTTTTCCAGCCATATTAACCATTTAACCTAATCTCTGCAGTAAAAATTCAATTAAATATTAATGATAAAAATAAGAGCTGAATCGCGCAAACAATTATTAACAAATTATCTTATTGATAATTAAGATTAATATTAATTTATTGTAAATACATTGTTACTTTGATCACAATGTTTAAACGTTTATTTGATCGCCACGAGACATGCGTATAAATAGATATCATTAATATATTAATGATTAACTCAAGTGAGGTAATCGGATGAAAATGATTTGCAACCGAGGATGACGTTCATGAAGAACAATGTGTTTGCAGTAGCCCTGAATCATAAAAGTCAGCTTGCTGTCTGGAGCAGTGCATTTCAGCAGCCGCCCTATCAGGCGCTGCCTAAAACGCCGGTATGGTTTATTAAACCGCACAACACCCAAATTGGACCTCTGGCTCCTATCCCTTATCCATCGGGTGAACCAGAAGTGCTGAGTGGTGCCACGCTGGCAGTAGTGATTGGTAAAACAGCACGCAAAGTTCCGGTTGGAGAAGCCTTGGCCTATATCGCCGGTTATGCGCTGGCTAACGACATTAGTCTGCCGGAAACCAGTTTCTATCGCCCGGCTATTAAAGCCAAATGTTGCGATGGCTTCTGCCCGATTGGCGAAACCGTTGCGGGTATCAATCCTGAGCAATTAACTATTTTCACTGAAGTTAACGGCAACGAAGTTGACCGTTGGAATACCGCTGACCTCCTGCGTTCCGCCAGTGAACTGGTTGCTGCTCTGAGTGATTTCGCCACGTTGCAACCGGGAGACAAAATTCTGATTGGTACCCCTCATCAACGCGCCAGGATTCATCCCGGAGACCGGGTTACCGTTCGTGCCGAAGGAATGCCTGATTTAACCAATATCGTGATGCAACAAGGAGCTGCTGTATGAGACACGCCCGTATTCAATATCAGAACCAGCCTTATCAGGTCACGATCGACGATCAACAGCGAGCGATACTGGCAGACGGTACTCAGCTTGCAGCAGGCAGCTTTGAATGGCTACCGCCGGCAGATGGCACCCTGTTTGCATTAGGTCTGAACTATGCAGACCACGCTGCCGAGCTGGAGTTTAAAGCGCCGGAAGAGCCGCTGATCTTTATTAAGGCCTCCAATACGTTGACTGGCCACCAGCAGGTGAGCGTTCGCCCTGATAACGTTGATTACATGCATTACGAATCGGAACTGGTGGTGGTGATAGGTAAAACCGCCCGCAATGTCAGCCGTGAGCAAGCCATGGAATATGTAGGTGGTTACACGGTATGTAATGACTATGCCATCCGCGATTATCTGGAGAATTACTACCGCCCTAATCTGCGAGTGAAAAGCCGCGATACCCTGACGCCTATTGGCCCATGGATTGTGGACAAAGAAGACGTTGCCGATCCGCATAACCTGACGCTCACCACTCACGTCAATGGCGAACTGCGCCAGAAAGGATCTACCAAAGATCTGATTTTCGACATTCCTTTTCTGATCGCTTACCTGAGCCAGTTTATGACACTACAGCCAGGGGACATGATCGCGACCGGTACGCCAAAAGGCCTCTCTGATGTCGTGCCCGGTGATGAAGTGATTGTTGAAGTAGAAGGCGTAGGACGCCTGAGCAACCGGATTGTAAGTGAAACTGAATATGAGGAAACCCTGTCATGCAAATGATTAACCACTGGATTAATGGCAAAAGTGTTTCAAGTAAAGAGACCTTCCAAACCCTGAACCCGGCCACCGGAGAAGTGTTAGCCGACGTTGCTTCCGGCGGAGAAGCAGAAATTCATCAGGCGGTTGAAGCAGCCAAAATTGCTTTCCCTAAATGGGCTAATCTGCCAATGAAAGAGCGCGCTCGCCTGATGCGTCGCCTGGGTGATTTGATTGCTGAAAACGTACCTGAAATTGCACAAATGGAAACTGCGGATACCGGTTTGCCACTGCATCAAACACAAAATGTGCTGATCCCTCGGGCATCCCACAATTTCGAATTCTTTGCCGAAGTTTGTCAGCGCATGGACGGTCGAACCTATCCGGTAGATGACAAGATGCTCAACTATACCCTGGTTCAGCCAGTTGGGGTTTGTGCACTGGTTTCCCCGTGGAACGTGCCTTTTATGACCGCCACCTGGAAAGT from Limnobaculum xujianqingii encodes:
- a CDS encoding LTA synthase family protein → MWFFRFRQAFVALLLPWLLAVLTQTAGRTYLLSAYGSNEILAGFDSDVTRMFWIGGLFDIRIASLLFIPCLLIAALLAVSQRSFHFWQRFWPWLATLLSTLVLTITVGNIFYYATYDRAIDIFVFGLIEDDTVAVLTTMWQDYPVIRGLLGLGLFALLVFWLYRRWQRWLSAKPEHRLSLPVGALTTLLILAIGFVGMRGSVGTFPLRQSDAQVSELKMLNMLTPNGLMALNWAFKAHSENNHFAEASDQQGQELLSRFLDKPTPAGLAPFMAKTDVNSVAKQTPPNVVFAVMESMGYYLESYDRPDRDLFGALKQHWVSDWRFERFISEGDGTIDSLSRFFVRSPMSGITQSSAQSLDFASNMFKPWLANGYKVVFVTSGNGSWRNLNQFLSHLGVSEFMEQNGLKKRYPEAQLGTWGVPDEFMFRYIEERLAEADKKGEHVLIMSMSTTHHPPYKTPDGYQKTQIVLNDAEKQRLSNLATGETLDEVMQTLRYTNDQLGQFISWVKSQPLGARTIIAATGDHNIRGIGYPDTRERVLGHGVPFYLYVPQAYRQQSYFDAARVGSHKDIWPTLYQLSLSDTPYYKTGCNLLAEHLDDTWCQGYNPEAIITLQGAYLLTDKGEYQPWASDKGLLLGEPQAMTPEQQKQFNRWSGFTDLLLWQLNRQVHKQQ
- a CDS encoding fumarylacetoacetate hydrolase family protein, which codes for MRHARIQYQNQPYQVTIDDQQRAILADGTQLAAGSFEWLPPADGTLFALGLNYADHAAELEFKAPEEPLIFIKASNTLTGHQQVSVRPDNVDYMHYESELVVVIGKTARNVSREQAMEYVGGYTVCNDYAIRDYLENYYRPNLRVKSRDTLTPIGPWIVDKEDVADPHNLTLTTHVNGELRQKGSTKDLIFDIPFLIAYLSQFMTLQPGDMIATGTPKGLSDVVPGDEVIVEVEGVGRLSNRIVSETEYEETLSCK
- a CDS encoding MarR family winged helix-turn-helix transcriptional regulator, whose product is MQIALPQDPCLCIRMRRAAQRMTDYYDKTLLPSGISVNQYSLLINIARLGECGTGELAEKVGLEKSTLVRTLKPLLTAELIADASADESRKRRLSLTSKGEYTLQKAIPLWQQAQSKFKQQLGEEYESLMGFFNTANTL
- a CDS encoding MFS transporter, with amino-acid sequence MSNHDNTRPSGLSDSPSRSPNMWLPIILASIILMVTMGIRQTVGLFVHPIIETTAMSIAEVSMALAIGQLMWGAFQPLFGAWADKKGALPVLIVGAVLIAMGQIGTLWASSFVPLTLAQGLFSPAGAAAGSFSVLIGIVASRLPTDKGSVASGLINAGGSMGQFIFAPLVQALVSLRGMSSGLLFLACSALVTIIPSWLLCRNGKIAKPHHSAVPVQNPQVEIGLKQQIKAAFRNPSYLLLHAGFLTCGFHVAFLTTHLPGEVSLCGHDASVSAVSLSLIGLCNIAGSIFAGILGKRFQMKYILAVLYASRALMIAIYLMSPKTELTFYIFAAATGLTWLATVPPTAGIVGKLFGTRYLATLFGFTLFTHQIGAFFGAWLGGLAMQYEGNLLWVWYADIALALLAAVVNLPIKERSEVVSLRAAS
- the prfB gene encoding peptide chain release factor 2 (programmed frameshift), which translates into the protein MFEINPVKNQIQDLSERTAVLRGYLDYDAKKERLEEVNAELEQPDVWNEPERAQALGKERSSLEAIVETIDQIEQGVEDVTGLLELAVEADDEDTFNETIEEVNLLEDKLAQLEFRRMFSGEYDSADCYIDIQAGSGGTEAQDWASMLVRMYLRWAEAKGFKTEMIEESDGDVAGTKSATIKVIGDYAYGWLRTETGVHRLVRKSPFDSGGRRHTSFSSAFVYPEVDDDIDIDINPADLRIDVYRASGAGGQHVNKTESAVRITHMPTNIVVQCQNDRSQHKNKDQAMRQLKAKLYEYEMQKKNADKQVMEDNKSDIGWGSQIRSYVLDDSRIKDLRTGVETRNTQAVLDGDLDRFIEASLKAGL
- the lysS gene encoding lysine--tRNA ligase; protein product: MSEQPQEHDAAQSIAELNNELQARREKLAALREQGNPFPNDFRRDVTSDKLHAEYDDKENEELEALGLEVAIAGRMMTRRIMGKASFATLQDVGGRIQIYVSRDDLPEGTYNEQFKKWDLGDIISARGKLFKTKTGELSVHCHEVRLLTKALRPLPDKFHGLADQETRYRQRYLDLITNDDSRRTFVIRSKIMATIRNFMVKRDFMEVETPMMQVIPGGATARPFITHHNALDIDMYLRIAPELYLKRLVVGGFERVFEINRNFRNEGVSPRHNPEFTMIELYMAYADYKDLIMLTEDLFRTLTQEVLGTSTVEYGDQTFDFGKPFTKMTMKEAICHYRPETNVADLDDMDKAKAIAESLGIKVEKSWGLGRVQCEIFEETAESHLIQPTFITEYPAEVSPLARRNDDNPFITDRFEFFIGGREIGNGFSELNDAEDQAQRFADQVSQKDAGDDEAMFYDEDYVTALEHGLPPTAGLGIGIDRMVMLLTNSHTIRDVILFPAMRPVK
- the hpaR gene encoding homoprotocatechuate degradation operon regulator HpaR, translated to MHESLTIALLQAREAAMGFFRPILNEYNLTEQQWRIIRVLAEMHSCDFHLLAKQTCILRPSLTGILSRMERDGLIIRLKPLNDQRKLYVSLTDKGHQVYQQAKEHIEKGYRQIESSFSEEKLGELMVLLERFIAVVDNGNSEQIAEKSVN
- a CDS encoding fumarylacetoacetate hydrolase family protein; amino-acid sequence: MKNNVFAVALNHKSQLAVWSSAFQQPPYQALPKTPVWFIKPHNTQIGPLAPIPYPSGEPEVLSGATLAVVIGKTARKVPVGEALAYIAGYALANDISLPETSFYRPAIKAKCCDGFCPIGETVAGINPEQLTIFTEVNGNEVDRWNTADLLRSASELVAALSDFATLQPGDKILIGTPHQRARIHPGDRVTVRAEGMPDLTNIVMQQGAAV